One Brachyspira suanatina DNA segment encodes these proteins:
- a CDS encoding phosphopentomutase: MNKKKAVLIVVDSCGVGALPDASDFGDEGVNTLAHLAKANGGISLPNMEKIGLGNIIDIEGVAKNNDAIGYYGKAMEASKAKDTSTGHWEIAGLVSKKPFNTYPNGFPDITIKKIEEFSGRKVVCNKPYSGTEVIDDYADEQLKNGSLIVYTSADSVLQIAAHEEIIPIDELYNICKKSLEICNEYSPVARVIARPYIGSKGNYKRTERRHDYSVPPSGETMLDRLKNNNIPVVGIGKTSDIFAGVGITENRQTNKNNLDGIEKTIKAIKEIDEGLIFTNLVDFDMLYGHRRDAKGYKNALEEFDKYIPEMIENLNDDDLFIITADHGCDPTYKGSDHTREYIPILAYGKNLRKNVNIGIKESFVSIAASIEKHLIGNTELEGCFL, translated from the coding sequence ATGAATAAAAAGAAAGCCGTTTTAATAGTAGTGGATAGCTGCGGTGTAGGTGCTTTACCCGATGCTTCCGACTTTGGTGATGAAGGAGTAAATACTCTTGCTCATTTGGCTAAAGCTAATGGTGGAATAAGTCTTCCTAATATGGAAAAAATAGGACTTGGAAATATAATAGATATAGAAGGGGTTGCTAAAAATAATGATGCTATAGGATATTATGGTAAAGCTATGGAAGCCTCAAAAGCAAAAGATACATCTACAGGACATTGGGAAATAGCAGGACTTGTATCTAAAAAACCATTTAATACATATCCTAATGGATTTCCTGATATCACTATAAAAAAAATAGAAGAATTTTCAGGAAGAAAAGTTGTATGTAATAAACCTTACTCAGGCACAGAAGTTATAGATGATTATGCAGATGAACAATTAAAAAATGGTTCTTTGATAGTTTATACTTCTGCTGATTCTGTACTTCAAATAGCGGCACATGAAGAAATAATACCTATAGATGAACTTTATAATATATGCAAAAAATCTCTTGAAATATGCAATGAATATTCGCCTGTAGCAAGAGTTATAGCACGTCCTTATATAGGAAGCAAAGGTAATTATAAAAGAACTGAAAGAAGACATGATTATTCTGTACCTCCAAGCGGTGAAACTATGCTTGACAGATTAAAAAATAATAATATTCCAGTTGTAGGCATAGGAAAAACAAGCGATATATTTGCAGGAGTTGGAATTACAGAAAATAGACAGACTAATAAAAACAATCTTGATGGTATAGAAAAAACTATTAAGGCTATTAAGGAAATTGATGAAGGATTAATATTTACAAATTTAGTTGATTTTGACATGCTTTATGGGCATAGAAGAGATGCTAAAGGATACAAAAATGCTTTGGAAGAATTTGATAAATATATACCAGAAATGATAGAAAATTTAAATGATGATGATTTATTTATCATAACTGCAGATCATGGATGCGATCCTACATACAAAGGAAGCGATCATACAAGGGAATATATACCTATACTTGCTTATGGAAAAAATTTGAGAAAAAATGTTAATATAGGAATAAAAGAATCTTTTGTTTCTATAGCGGCATCAATAGAAAAGCATTTAATTGGTAATACTGAATTAGAAGGTTGTTTTTTATAA
- a CDS encoding glucosamine-6-phosphate deaminase yields MGLKLVIAKDANAVGKKVASEIINLLKEKKDAVLGLATGGTAEVVYPHVIKSYQKKEIDFKNVRTINLDEYKGLDGKNEQSYRYFMDNNLFNHVNIDKKNTFVPKGIGDKEKNLKEFNDKLNKYSRDLQLLGVGPNGHIAFNEPDEFLHADALCVKLDEKTIKANSRYFASEKDVPKEAFSMGMGGILKAKKIVIAAIGKAKAAAMKELLTGDKITTKCPVTFLKLHNDVVVVIDQEIADTIPELKQKKGCKK; encoded by the coding sequence ATGGGATTAAAATTAGTAATTGCTAAAGATGCTAATGCTGTTGGTAAAAAAGTTGCATCAGAAATCATTAATCTTTTAAAAGAAAAGAAAGATGCTGTTTTAGGACTTGCAACAGGAGGAACAGCTGAAGTTGTTTATCCTCATGTTATAAAATCTTATCAGAAAAAAGAAATAGATTTTAAAAATGTAAGAACTATAAACCTAGATGAATATAAAGGTTTAGACGGAAAAAATGAACAGAGTTATAGATATTTCATGGATAATAATTTATTTAATCATGTTAATATTGATAAAAAAAATACTTTTGTTCCAAAGGGTATAGGCGATAAAGAAAAAAACTTAAAAGAATTTAATGATAAATTAAACAAATATAGCAGAGATTTACAGCTTTTAGGAGTTGGACCTAATGGACATATAGCTTTTAATGAACCAGACGAATTCCTACATGCTGATGCTTTATGTGTAAAACTTGATGAAAAAACTATTAAAGCTAATTCAAGATACTTTGCATCAGAAAAAGATGTACCAAAAGAAGCATTTAGTATGGGTATGGGCGGAATATTAAAAGCAAAAAAAATAGTTATAGCTGCTATAGGTAAAGCAAAAGCTGCTGCTATGAAAGAGCTTCTTACAGGAGATAAAATCACAACTAAATGTCCAGTTACTTTCCTTAAACTTCACAATGATGTTGTTGTTGTTATAGATCAAGAAATCGCTGATACAATACCTGAATTAAAGCAGAAAAAAGGATGCAAAAAATAA
- a CDS encoding mannitol-1-phosphate 5-dehydrogenase codes for MKKMIQIGAGNIGRACVGRLFHEAGYDVYFSDVNTELLSLISNSKSYNIRMVGKDVDKTIKIDKVDKVPEDEENLLKLFDDIEIITTAVGVNILPKIAPFVAKAIKRRYETKNEKALNVIACENTTGASSKLRDSVYELIDDGIKKWMENKIVFPNVAVDCIVPTIKNSDPLTVTCENFADLIIDRAVFIGDLPQVEGLSLKENLNAYVERKLFTLNTGHAITAYLGFKNNKKTVYDAINDESIKNTVLGAMRESGAVLIKRHGFKEDEHEAYIQKILSRFFNPYLEDSVLRVGREPMRKLSYNDRLIKPILGTLEYNLKHDNLVKGVVAAFQFYSEDDNESKELKKMLDSENLSDVILKVTGLKNEKALFDEIYNELSKVLKK; via the coding sequence ATGAAAAAAATGATTCAAATAGGCGCAGGAAATATCGGAAGAGCTTGTGTTGGAAGATTATTCCATGAAGCTGGATATGATGTATATTTTTCTGATGTAAATACTGAATTACTATCTTTAATATCAAATAGCAAGTCTTATAATATAAGAATGGTTGGAAAAGATGTTGATAAAACAATAAAAATAGATAAAGTTGATAAAGTACCCGAAGATGAAGAGAATTTATTAAAATTATTTGATGACATAGAAATTATAACAACTGCTGTGGGAGTTAATATACTTCCTAAAATAGCTCCATTTGTAGCTAAGGCTATAAAAAGAAGATATGAAACAAAAAATGAAAAAGCATTGAATGTTATTGCTTGTGAAAATACTACTGGAGCTTCTTCTAAATTAAGAGATAGTGTTTATGAACTTATAGATGATGGTATAAAAAAATGGATGGAAAATAAAATAGTTTTCCCTAATGTTGCTGTTGACTGTATAGTTCCTACTATAAAAAATTCTGATCCGCTTACTGTTACTTGTGAAAATTTTGCTGATCTTATAATAGACAGAGCAGTTTTCATAGGAGATTTGCCTCAAGTTGAGGGATTATCTTTAAAAGAAAATTTAAATGCCTATGTTGAAAGAAAATTATTTACTTTAAATACAGGACATGCAATAACTGCATATTTAGGATTCAAAAACAATAAAAAGACTGTATATGATGCTATAAATGATGAAAGCATTAAGAATACAGTATTAGGTGCTATGAGAGAAAGCGGTGCTGTTTTAATAAAAAGACATGGATTTAAAGAAGATGAACATGAAGCTTATATACAAAAAATATTAAGCAGATTTTTTAATCCTTATTTAGAAGATTCTGTTTTAAGAGTTGGAAGAGAACCTATGCGTAAATTATCATATAATGATAGACTAATAAAGCCTATATTAGGTACTTTAGAATATAATTTAAAACATGATAATTTGGTTAAAGGTGTTGTAGCTGCTTTCCAATTCTATAGTGAAGATGATAATGAAAGTAAAGAACTTAAAAAAATGCTTGATAGTGAAAATTTATCAGATGTAATTCTAAAAGTAACAGGTTTGAAAAATGAAAAAGCTTTATTTGATGAAATATATAATGAATTAAGTAAGGTATTAAAAAAATAA
- a CDS encoding PTS mannitol transporter subunit IICB, with translation MKLDKVQKFGRYLSNMVQPNIAAFIAWGLITAFFIPTGWFPNETLNGLVSPILTYLLPILIAYSGGNMVYGHRGGVVGSIMAAGVIVGSNIPMFLGAMITGPLGAFLIKKLDELITPKIPTGFEMLVNNFSAGILGMILAIISLFIIGPVVEAISSALSSGVQVLVDLKLLPLVSILVEPAKVFFLNNAINHGVFSPIGIQQVTEAGKSIFFTIETNPGPGLGVLLAYTIFGKGRSKATAPGAAIIHFFGGIHEIYFPYILINPILILALIVGGMSGVLTTLILKGGLIAVPAPGSIIAMLAVTPKGGFLATISSVVVATVVTFLIASIFVKRAPEEDLEEAIEKSKSNKITNKTSDNTSDKNENNNAVEITEISFEDAIKKLEIKKIVVACDAGMGSSAMGATVLKKIAKEKGLETITIVNSAISNLDDSADIIITQKSLTNLAKEKMPNKIHLSINNFMDKNFYNEIVDKIKENKK, from the coding sequence ATGAAATTAGATAAAGTACAAAAATTTGGAAGATACCTAAGTAATATGGTACAGCCAAATATAGCAGCTTTTATCGCATGGGGATTAATAACCGCATTTTTTATTCCTACCGGATGGTTTCCTAATGAAACATTAAACGGTTTAGTTTCCCCAATTCTTACATATCTGCTTCCTATATTGATAGCATATTCAGGAGGAAATATGGTATATGGACATAGAGGAGGCGTTGTTGGAAGTATAATGGCAGCTGGTGTAATTGTAGGTTCAAATATACCTATGTTTTTAGGAGCTATGATTACAGGTCCTCTAGGAGCATTCCTAATAAAAAAATTAGATGAATTAATTACACCTAAAATACCTACAGGTTTTGAAATGCTTGTTAATAATTTTTCTGCCGGAATATTAGGTATGATTTTAGCAATTATATCTCTATTTATAATAGGTCCTGTAGTAGAAGCTATAAGCAGTGCATTATCATCTGGAGTACAAGTATTAGTTGATTTAAAATTATTACCTCTAGTTTCAATATTAGTAGAGCCTGCTAAAGTATTTTTCTTGAATAATGCTATAAACCATGGAGTTTTCTCACCTATAGGAATACAACAAGTTACAGAAGCTGGTAAATCAATATTTTTCACAATAGAAACAAATCCTGGACCTGGTTTAGGCGTATTATTAGCATATACTATATTTGGTAAAGGCCGTTCTAAAGCAACTGCACCTGGAGCTGCTATAATACACTTCTTCGGCGGAATACATGAAATATATTTCCCTTACATATTAATAAATCCTATATTAATTTTAGCATTAATAGTTGGAGGTATGAGTGGAGTTTTAACTACTTTGATACTTAAAGGCGGATTGATAGCTGTTCCTGCTCCTGGTTCTATAATAGCAATGTTAGCAGTAACACCTAAAGGCGGATTTTTAGCTACAATATCAAGTGTAGTAGTTGCAACTGTTGTAACATTCTTAATTGCTTCAATATTTGTAAAAAGAGCACCTGAAGAAGATTTGGAAGAAGCAATAGAAAAAAGTAAGTCTAACAAAATTACAAATAAAACTTCTGATAATACTTCAGATAAAAATGAAAATAACAATGCCGTAGAAATAACAGAAATCAGTTTTGAAGATGCAATAAAAAAATTAGAAATCAAAAAGATAGTAGTAGCATGTGATGCAGGAATGGGTTCAAGTGCTATGGGAGCTACAGTACTTAAAAAAATTGCTAAAGAAAAAGGTTTAGAAACTATCACTATAGTAAACTCAGCTATTTCTAATTTAGATGATAGTGCTGATATAATAATAACACAAAAATCATTGACTAATTTAGCTAAAGAAAAGATGCCTAACAAAATACATTTAAGTATTAATAATTTTATGGATAAAAATTTCTACAATGAAATAGTAGATAAAATTAAAGAAAATAAAAAATAA
- a CDS encoding HAD family hydrolase, whose product MDIIKPKAIIFDFDGTLVNSESIYTKSLIAIANKMDTLKDVDFEAMTGMHTEDIYNNLKDRGYNVPDNFFSETEKYFHKLLETDLNVFDGVMETFERFKNLNMVIASNSNIDYVKKYSDIKGISKYIKGYSCFNEKLRAKPEPDLFLYAFEILKGYNNDLKKDDVIIFEDSLAGIEAAKRSGIKSVGITNSYSKEELIEKGAYIVVDKINEVFNYIEL is encoded by the coding sequence ATGGATATTATAAAACCTAAAGCTATAATATTTGATTTTGATGGAACATTAGTTAATAGTGAAAGTATATATACAAAATCATTAATAGCTATTGCTAATAAAATGGATACACTTAAAGATGTTGATTTTGAAGCTATGACAGGTATGCATACAGAAGATATATACAATAACTTGAAAGATAGAGGTTATAATGTTCCTGATAATTTTTTTAGCGAGACAGAAAAATATTTTCATAAATTACTCGAAACTGATTTGAATGTATTTGATGGTGTTATGGAAACATTTGAAAGATTTAAAAATTTGAATATGGTTATAGCTTCCAATAGTAATATTGATTATGTTAAAAAATATTCTGATATAAAAGGAATATCTAAATATATTAAAGGATATTCTTGTTTTAATGAAAAATTAAGAGCTAAACCTGAACCTGATTTATTTTTGTATGCATTTGAAATTCTTAAAGGATATAATAATGATTTGAAAAAAGATGACGTCATAATATTTGAAGATAGTTTAGCTGGTATTGAAGCTGCTAAAAGATCAGGTATTAAATCTGTAGGAATTACTAATAGTTACAGCAAAGAAGAGCTTATTGAAAAAGGCGCTTATATAGTTGTAGATAAAATAAATGAAGTATTTAATTATATAGAATTATAG
- a CDS encoding PTS sugar transporter subunit IIA produces the protein MLKEMLNGKVQIVESIKDWQEALRIAAKPLLDAKNIEPRYVDSIIENVKKNGPYIVLTDGVAMPHSRPEEGVIKKGMSLLKVKNGVDFYQTEKKVYLFFTLAAEDADSHQDAIADLADVLGDDDLLKKIIEEDLKAEEILNLFN, from the coding sequence ATGTTAAAAGAAATGCTAAATGGTAAAGTACAAATTGTAGAAAGCATAAAAGATTGGCAGGAAGCTTTAAGAATAGCTGCAAAGCCTCTTTTAGATGCTAAGAATATAGAACCTAGATATGTAGATTCTATTATAGAAAATGTAAAAAAGAATGGGCCTTATATAGTTTTAACTGACGGTGTTGCTATGCCTCATTCAAGACCTGAAGAGGGTGTTATAAAAAAAGGAATGAGTTTATTAAAAGTAAAAAATGGTGTGGATTTTTATCAGACAGAAAAAAAAGTATATTTATTCTTTACATTAGCAGCTGAGGATGCTGATAGCCATCAGGATGCAATAGCTGATTTAGCAGATGTTCTTGGAGATGATGATTTATTGAAAAAAATAATAGAAGAAGATTTAAAAGCAGAAGAGATTTTGAATTTATTTAATTAA
- the glyA gene encoding serine hydroxymethyltransferase, whose product MAVSKKKAAVKSSSKKVSKAAKKTVVDKKAASKKAVNVKKASKPAEKKVVAPKYYVSETPLKSADKEIFAAMKNEYKREVNGFELIASENIVSRAVMEAQGSIFTNKYAEGYPSKRYYGGCSEVDVVEDLARERAKKLFKAPFINVQPHSGSQANMGVYMAVLQPGDTCLGLSLDSGGHLTHGKNVNFSGKIYNFQHYNVSRETMQIDYDELRDTAKKLNPKLIVAGGSAYPRFIDFKKFREIADEVGALLMVDMAHIAGLVAAGVHPSPVPHAHFVTGTTHKTLRGPRGGYIISTEEDLAKKIDKTIFPGIQGGPLMHVIAAKAVCFKEALDPKFVKYQEQVVKNAEAMANMFLAKGYELISGGTDTHLILVDVKKSKGITGQLAETILDKAHITINKNGIPYDTESPMVTSGIRLGTPAITTRGLKEKDVMELTQYIDEVLSNSNDEKVINAVAKKVATLCKKFPMYKFIADM is encoded by the coding sequence ATGGCTGTATCTAAGAAAAAAGCAGCAGTAAAATCTTCATCAAAAAAGGTTTCTAAAGCTGCTAAGAAAACAGTTGTTGACAAAAAAGCTGCATCTAAGAAAGCTGTTAATGTAAAAAAAGCTTCAAAACCTGCAGAGAAAAAAGTAGTTGCTCCTAAATATTATGTATCAGAAACTCCATTAAAAAGTGCTGATAAAGAAATATTTGCTGCAATGAAAAATGAGTATAAGAGAGAAGTTAATGGCTTTGAACTTATAGCTAGCGAAAATATAGTTTCACGTGCTGTTATGGAAGCACAAGGCTCTATATTTACAAACAAATATGCTGAAGGCTATCCATCAAAAAGATATTACGGCGGATGCAGTGAGGTTGATGTTGTAGAAGATTTAGCAAGAGAAAGAGCTAAAAAATTATTCAAAGCTCCTTTTATAAATGTACAGCCGCATTCCGGTTCTCAAGCTAATATGGGTGTTTATATGGCAGTTCTTCAGCCAGGAGATACTTGCTTAGGATTATCACTTGATTCAGGCGGACATTTAACTCATGGTAAAAATGTAAATTTCTCAGGAAAAATTTATAATTTCCAACACTATAATGTTAGCAGAGAAACTATGCAAATCGACTATGATGAGCTTAGAGATACTGCAAAAAAACTTAATCCTAAATTGATTGTTGCAGGCGGAAGTGCTTATCCTAGATTCATTGACTTCAAAAAATTCAGAGAAATAGCTGATGAAGTTGGTGCTTTATTAATGGTAGATATGGCTCATATTGCAGGACTTGTTGCTGCTGGTGTTCACCCTAGCCCTGTTCCTCATGCTCATTTCGTTACAGGTACTACTCATAAAACTTTGAGAGGTCCTAGAGGCGGATATATCATTTCTACTGAGGAAGATTTAGCTAAAAAAATAGATAAAACTATTTTCCCTGGCATACAAGGCGGTCCTTTAATGCATGTTATAGCTGCTAAAGCCGTATGTTTTAAAGAGGCTTTGGATCCTAAATTCGTTAAATATCAGGAGCAAGTTGTAAAAAATGCTGAAGCTATGGCTAATATGTTCTTAGCTAAAGGATACGAATTAATTTCAGGCGGTACTGATACACATTTAATATTGGTTGATGTTAAAAAATCTAAAGGCATAACAGGTCAGCTTGCTGAAACTATTTTAGATAAAGCACATATAACTATAAACAAAAACGGTATACCTTATGATACTGAATCCCCAATGGTTACAAGCGGAATAAGATTAGGTACTCCTGCTATAACTACAAGAGGATTAAAAGAAAAAGATGTTATGGAATTAACTCAATATATAGATGAAGTTTTAAGTAATAGTAATGATGAAAAAGTTATTAATGCTGTTGCTAAAAAAGTAGCTACTCTATGTAAAAAATTCCCTATGTATAAATTCATAGCTGATATGTAA
- a CDS encoding cell surface protein, whose protein sequence is MKRLYFILAALLITAYSAFSYTVVEDFNDFLVDENQLTIRLDRLGVLAGTENLRFMVGVSGETAGVLLDNLDSGSKGGVNTFRPAAIAGFGYKTESFGIGLGYQFKYVSGSWQAHTPIITATALNDNLRINVPVTIGVGSGNVNDGDIAVSTDTRIEYYTGNNIFSRIRVNLKYGMYRLKANDSRRGDLTGGGNINIGTVNGTVGENGKYGFIKDTTAHSIGIDVRGYFIAATDPVLVEPQIRVLYQGSIADFTGTSYKVTTPAGTKEGGAGFGLYNIDASNPIGAFSIGDTGFTMAPYYDFTAHNIAFTGEGASIEIGGAEYYLTKPQFLGISVPVGFTAESEFITLYLEPALSFSMITGGINSYASSAKPVRVPPLFYSVGYLVYGELYITPKPNLEWYFEAQIGSATTIDSIGDSKQGGLAFNGSTGITWKF, encoded by the coding sequence ATGAAACGTTTATATTTTATTTTAGCAGCTTTATTAATAACTGCTTATAGTGCATTTAGTTATACTGTTGTGGAAGATTTCAATGACTTTTTAGTTGATGAAAATCAATTAACGATAAGACTTGATAGATTAGGTGTATTGGCAGGAACTGAAAATTTAAGATTTATGGTTGGAGTATCAGGCGAAACAGCAGGAGTATTGCTTGATAATTTAGACAGCGGTAGTAAAGGAGGAGTAAATACATTCAGACCGGCAGCAATAGCAGGATTTGGATATAAAACAGAAAGTTTCGGTATAGGTTTAGGTTATCAGTTTAAATATGTATCAGGAAGCTGGCAGGCGCATACTCCTATAATAACAGCAACAGCTTTGAATGATAATTTAAGAATCAATGTACCTGTTACAATAGGAGTAGGAAGCGGAAATGTTAATGACGGAGATATAGCAGTTTCTACAGATACTAGAATAGAATATTATACAGGAAATAATATATTCAGCAGAATAAGAGTTAATCTTAAATATGGTATGTATAGATTAAAAGCTAATGATAGCAGAAGAGGAGATTTAACAGGAGGCGGAAATATAAATATTGGTACTGTGAATGGAACTGTAGGCGAGAATGGAAAATACGGATTTATTAAAGATACTACAGCTCATTCTATAGGTATAGATGTAAGGGGTTATTTTATAGCGGCAACAGATCCTGTATTAGTAGAGCCTCAGATAAGAGTATTATATCAAGGTTCTATAGCTGACTTTACTGGCACTTCATATAAAGTAACAACACCTGCTGGAACTAAAGAAGGAGGGGCAGGATTCGGACTCTACAATATAGATGCTTCAAATCCTATAGGTGCTTTTTCAATAGGTGATACAGGTTTTACTATGGCTCCATATTATGATTTTACAGCTCATAATATAGCATTTACCGGTGAAGGCGCTTCAATAGAAATAGGAGGTGCAGAGTATTATCTTACAAAACCGCAGTTTTTAGGAATATCTGTACCTGTGGGTTTTACTGCTGAAAGCGAGTTTATTACATTGTATTTAGAGCCTGCTTTATCATTCTCTATGATTACAGGAGGAATTAATTCTTATGCAAGCAGTGCTAAGCCTGTAAGAGTACCGCCTTTATTTTATTCGGTTGGATATTTGGTATATGGAGAATTATATATAACTCCTAAACCTAATTTAGAATGGTATTTTGAGGCTCAAATAGGAAGTGCTACTACTATTGATAGTATAGGAGACAGCAAGCAGGGAGGTTTGGCTTTCAATGGAAGTACTGGTATCACTTGGAAATTTTAA
- a CDS encoding nitrous oxide-stimulated promoter family protein — MKTTNMKVILKNKENNIKKIKRKIDYEKNMLLYMIKLYCKHNHKEYHKNYNKTFGSKNICKECEEVYNYACERTSKCRFISTKTFCSACSSHCYKKDMREKIKNIMIFSGKRMIFYSPVIALKHVFVMFVCNMKKNI, encoded by the coding sequence ATGAAAACTACTAATATGAAAGTTATTTTAAAAAATAAAGAAAATAATATTAAAAAAATAAAAAGAAAAATAGATTATGAAAAAAATATGCTGCTCTATATGATTAAATTGTATTGTAAACATAATCATAAAGAGTATCATAAAAATTATAATAAAACATTTGGAAGTAAAAATATTTGCAAAGAATGTGAAGAAGTTTATAATTATGCTTGCGAAAGAACTTCAAAATGCAGATTCATTTCTACAAAAACATTTTGCAGTGCATGCTCTTCTCATTGCTATAAAAAAGATATGAGAGAGAAAATAAAAAATATAATGATTTTTTCTGGAAAGAGAATGATTTTTTATAGTCCTGTAATTGCTTTGAAACATGTTTTTGTTATGTTTGTATGCAATATGAAGAAAAATATTTAA
- a CDS encoding YbaN family protein produces the protein MRILFICLGFIFIGIGAVGIVVPILPTTPFLLLASFFFAKGSKKFHDWFMSTKLYKKYLESFVKSRAMTLKAKLTILLPVSAMLIVTFIFVNNLHARIALLILFIAKYVYFFTQIRTIKEGEEITELEESNK, from the coding sequence ATGAGAATATTATTTATATGTTTAGGTTTTATTTTTATAGGTATAGGTGCTGTGGGAATAGTTGTGCCTATACTTCCTACAACACCTTTTCTTTTACTTGCATCTTTCTTTTTTGCTAAGGGCTCTAAAAAATTTCATGATTGGTTTATGTCTACAAAACTATATAAAAAATATTTAGAAAGTTTTGTGAAATCAAGGGCTATGACTTTAAAAGCTAAACTCACTATACTTTTGCCTGTAAGTGCTATGCTTATAGTTACATTTATTTTTGTAAATAATCTACATGCTAGAATTGCTCTTCTAATACTTTTTATTGCTAAGTATGTCTATTTCTTTACTCAAATAAGAACTATAAAAGAAGGCGAAGAAATAACAGAATTAGAAGAAAGCAATAAATAA
- a CDS encoding Gfo/Idh/MocA family protein: MDKVNISIIGVGRMGQFHLNVVSQINQINLSGIYDADENHLNEISQKHNIRKFNSLDEAIDNSDAVIIASPTMYHFEIAKKAVEKGKHVLVEKPMTETYAQALELEEIVKQKNVILQVGHVERFNGAVQELHHIIEKPYLIEARRLAPFTPRITDVGVVFDIMIHDLDIVTSLVKKPIVRFSASGKRIRTNNEDIASALLEFEDSTIATISASRVTQEKIRTLAISTEEAYFILDYATQDITIHRQAASQSNIKTSVGINYKQESIIERVFIHRDNPLKLEDEHFANCILGKDKRFVSIEDDVNTIKLTESILKEIKKTW; encoded by the coding sequence ATGGATAAAGTAAATATAAGTATTATAGGTGTAGGAAGAATGGGTCAATTCCATTTAAATGTTGTAAGCCAAATAAATCAAATAAATTTATCAGGCATATATGATGCTGATGAAAATCATTTAAACGAAATATCACAAAAACATAATATAAGAAAATTTAATAGTTTAGATGAAGCAATAGATAATTCTGATGCTGTTATAATAGCAAGCCCTACAATGTATCATTTTGAAATAGCTAAAAAAGCTGTAGAAAAAGGAAAGCATGTATTAGTAGAAAAACCAATGACTGAAACTTATGCTCAAGCATTAGAATTAGAAGAAATCGTTAAACAAAAAAATGTTATACTTCAGGTTGGTCACGTTGAAAGATTTAACGGTGCTGTACAGGAACTTCATCATATAATAGAAAAACCTTATTTAATAGAAGCTAGAAGATTAGCTCCTTTTACTCCTCGTATTACTGATGTGGGTGTTGTATTTGATATAATGATTCATGATTTAGATATAGTTACTTCTTTAGTGAAAAAACCAATAGTAAGATTTTCAGCAAGCGGAAAAAGAATAAGAACAAATAATGAAGATATTGCAAGTGCATTATTAGAATTTGAAGATTCAACTATAGCAACTATAAGTGCAAGCAGAGTAACTCAGGAAAAAATAAGAACTTTAGCTATCAGTACAGAGGAAGCATATTTCATATTAGACTATGCTACTCAAGATATAACTATACATAGACAGGCTGCAAGTCAAAGTAATATAAAAACTTCAGTTGGTATTAATTATAAGCAGGAATCTATAATAGAAAGAGTATTTATACATAGAGATAACCCTTTAAAATTAGAAGATGAACATTTTGCTAATTGTATATTAGGAAAAGATAAAAGATTCGTATCTATTGAAGATGATGTTAACACAATAAAATTAACTGAATCCATTTTAAAAGAAATCAAAAAAACTTGGTAA